The following are from one region of the Prochlorococcus marinus str. SB genome:
- the groL gene encoding chaperonin GroEL (60 kDa chaperone family; promotes refolding of misfolded polypeptides especially under stressful conditions; forms two stacked rings of heptamers to form a barrel-shaped 14mer; ends can be capped by GroES; misfolded proteins enter the barrel where they are refolded when GroES binds) → MAKRIIYNEQARRALERGIDILAESVAVTLGPKGRNVVLEKKFGAPQIINDGVTIAKEIELEDHIENTGVALIRQAASKTNDAAGDGTTTATVLAHAMVKAGLRNVAAGANAITLKKGIDKATEFLVGQIQDNSKPISDSNAIAQCGTIAAGNDEEVGQMIANAMDKVGKEGVISLEEGKSMTTELEVTEGMRFDKGYISPYFATDTERMEAVLDEPYILLTDKKIALVQDLVPVLEQIAKTGKPLVIIAEDIEKEALATLVVNRLRGVLNVAAVKAPGFGDRRKAMLEDMAVLTNGQLITEDAGLKLENATLDMLGTGRRITINKETTTIVAEGNEQAVKARCDQIKKQMDETDSSYDKEKLQERLAKLAGGVAVIKVGAATETEMKDKKLRLEDAINATKAAVEEGIVPGGGTTLAHLSPILKEWADKNLEGEELIGANIVEASLTAPLMRIAENAGSNGAVIAENVKTKPFNDGFNAATGEYVDMSSAGIVDPAKVTRSGLQNAASIAGMVLTTECIVADLPEKKDSAAPAGAPGMGGDFDY, encoded by the coding sequence ATGGCTAAAAGAATTATTTACAATGAGCAAGCTCGAAGAGCGCTCGAGAGAGGAATTGATATCCTTGCAGAGTCTGTGGCTGTAACGCTTGGACCAAAAGGAAGAAATGTTGTTCTAGAAAAAAAATTCGGTGCTCCACAAATTATCAATGATGGAGTCACAATCGCTAAAGAAATCGAATTAGAGGACCACATTGAAAACACAGGGGTTGCTTTAATCCGACAAGCTGCTTCAAAAACTAATGATGCAGCTGGGGATGGTACCACAACAGCCACTGTTTTAGCTCATGCAATGGTTAAAGCAGGGTTAAGAAACGTTGCTGCTGGAGCTAATGCAATTACTTTGAAAAAAGGAATTGACAAAGCGACTGAGTTTCTAGTTGGTCAAATTCAAGATAATTCCAAACCTATAAGCGATAGCAATGCTATAGCTCAATGCGGAACTATTGCTGCTGGAAACGATGAAGAAGTTGGTCAAATGATTGCCAATGCTATGGATAAAGTTGGTAAAGAAGGTGTTATCTCCCTAGAAGAAGGAAAATCAATGACTACTGAATTAGAAGTTACTGAGGGGATGCGCTTTGATAAAGGTTATATCTCACCTTATTTCGCAACAGATACAGAGAGAATGGAGGCTGTTTTAGATGAACCATATATTCTTCTGACTGATAAAAAAATTGCCTTAGTGCAAGATTTAGTACCCGTTTTGGAACAAATAGCTAAAACTGGTAAACCACTAGTCATTATTGCAGAAGATATTGAAAAGGAGGCATTAGCAACTCTTGTTGTAAATAGATTAAGAGGAGTGTTAAATGTTGCTGCAGTAAAAGCTCCTGGATTCGGCGATAGAAGAAAAGCCATGCTCGAAGATATGGCCGTTTTAACTAATGGACAACTTATCACTGAAGATGCAGGCTTGAAACTAGAGAATGCTACCTTAGATATGCTCGGAACTGGTAGAAGAATAACTATCAATAAAGAGACTACTACTATTGTAGCTGAAGGTAATGAGCAAGCAGTTAAAGCTAGATGTGATCAAATTAAGAAGCAAATGGATGAAACAGATTCTTCTTATGATAAAGAAAAGCTGCAAGAACGTCTCGCTAAATTAGCTGGAGGTGTAGCTGTGATTAAGGTTGGGGCTGCTACTGAAACTGAGATGAAGGATAAAAAGCTTCGCCTTGAGGATGCTATTAACGCAACAAAAGCAGCTGTTGAAGAAGGAATTGTACCCGGAGGTGGAACAACTCTCGCTCATTTATCTCCTATTCTAAAAGAATGGGCTGATAAAAATTTAGAAGGAGAAGAATTAATTGGAGCCAACATTGTTGAAGCTTCACTTACGGCTCCTCTTATGAGAATTGCAGAGAATGCAGGTTCTAATGGAGCTGTGATTGCCGAAAATGTAAAAACTAAACCATTTAATGATGGATTCAATGCTGCTACTGGAGAATATGTAGACATGTCTTCTGCCGGTATAGTTGATCCTGCAAAAGTTACACGTTCAGGATTACAAAATGCAGCTTCAATAGCAGGGATGGTTCTAACCACCGAATGTATAGTTGCAGATCTACCTGAGAAAAAAGATTCAGCTGCTCCAGCAGGCGCTCCTGGTATGGGAGGCGACTTCGATTACTAG
- the secG gene encoding preprotein translocase subunit SecG: MIQIMSWIWVFSGVLLILLVLLHSPKGDGMGGIAASGSSMFNSASSAEDSLNKITWTFLVIFLSLAIILSAGWIS; encoded by the coding sequence ATGATTCAAATTATGAGTTGGATTTGGGTATTTTCTGGAGTTCTTCTGATTCTCTTAGTTTTACTTCATAGTCCTAAAGGTGATGGAATGGGAGGAATAGCCGCCAGCGGAAGCTCAATGTTCAACAGTGCAAGTAGTGCTGAAGACTCTCTAAACAAAATAACTTGGACTTTTTTAGTGATATTTTTGTCTCTCGCAATTATTCTCAGCGCTGGTTGGATTTCTTAA